From the genome of Glycine soja cultivar W05 chromosome 14, ASM419377v2, whole genome shotgun sequence:
CCTTCTTCCATAGTGTTGAACACCATCTACCTCTAACGGCAAAGCAATGGTTATTCAAACATTGAACACCCTCTAATAGTAAAAACAAGGGTAATTAAAACGTTGAACTAATGGTAATTCAAATCTTGAGCACCCTCTAACAATAAAGCAATGGTAATTCAAACATAACTTATAATTTCACAACTAGAGATAACGGAAAATATAATGTCAGCACCAAATTCATGATGACCAACCAAGGTTTTAACAAAGGGGGCAAGATCCTCTCCATTTCTTCAAGTGTACAATATAACCACAATTACAATCCCATCAGTCGCATTTACAAGGATCACAATGCAATCCACAACCACAATTCAAAATCATGTTGATGACAGGAAAGGTGTTGACTCTCCGGTGTTTAGGCAAAGCCaaagtttttctaatttttatttttgttcaaaatcacataaaataaagttaagggCATTAAGGCCATGTGAATCAAATTTCAACTATAGATATCCGGCCACATTGTTCTCTCCCCATCAACAACAAGGCATACAATCGAAACCTCACAGCGAAAACCACAGAACCAAAAAACTACCCCAATTCAAGAGACAGACCATACATACAATAACCAGAGTTAACCATATCTACAAAAACAACACAACAGTACCTACAACAATCCAAAAACACCCCCTTCTCACGACGGCAATGGATACTTTCTCGGCCTCCCCCGTTTCTTCGGCCCTGTCCCCGATCCAACCCCGTTCGTCATCGCCGCCCCCGAGCTTGTCACCCTCGCCGTCGCCACCGGAGTAACACTCCCAGCGCCATTCTCAGCCGGCACCGGCATCCAATTCGGCAGCGAAGAAGCCTGTTGTGGCGGAGGAGGTGGTGCCTGCACCGGCTTCGCCGCCACTGGAGCAGCTTCTTTTTCCGGCGGAGAACCGAAGCCGCCAACAACAAACCCCACGGGGAAGAACCCCCAACAGCAATAATAAGCCTCCTGTCCCGGAACAAGCGGCGGCAGCGACGGAACCGTGACGCCGTGAAAGGATCTATCACAATTCTGGCACCGCAAGCAATAACCCTCGTAAACCCTAGGGTACTCATACAAACGATAACAATAAGGACACGCGGTCCAGAAAGTAGAGCTCCTTTTCCTCCTCCTCCGCCTCCTCCTCGAATTCTCGTCCGCGAGAATGTCCTCGCGTGCCGCAGCGCTGTTGCGGCCGGCGCTGGGCCCAGGCCCAGGCCTCCGGACGGGGAGCTTCTCCTGCTGCTGGACCCATTCGGGAACGGACAAATCGACGCGGGAGAAGAAAGTGAGGTCCTTGTCATAAACGGATTTCTTGATGGGGTCGGATAAGAGGGTCCAGGCATCGGCGACGAGCTTGAAGGCGTGGCCGGCGAGGTGAAAGCGGGACTTGTCGGGGTGGAGGAGGAGGGCGAGGCGGCGGTACTGTTTCTTGATGAGGTCGAGGTCGTCGGAGCGGCGGTCGAGCTGGAGGACGGCGTACCAGTCAGGGTGGCTGTTGACGCGCTTGTCGGCGGCAAGGAGGACGTCGACGATGGCCATGATCTGGTCGGAGGCTTCAAGGAGAGGCTCGGTTTCCTGAGCCAGGATGGCGAACTCGCGCGAGCCCATGAGATCGCGGTTCTGGAGGAGCTTCTCGGCGATCCCCAGAAGACGCACTGCTTCGGCGCTGTGCATTCTCAGTGAAGGAATTGGGTTGCTTGGCTCAGTGATGTCGGAGGAACAAGTGCACACTCTTTCATGTGGAAAGGgggcatttttatttatttttttttaagttttttttcttctactatACTACTAGCTAGCTACATTGAACTAATGAATGTATCTCTTTAATTTGAgaggagaaaaaatagaaaaatgaatgcatgtaATAAATGAgtcaatagaaataaaataatgagtGAATATTCATTTTATCAGATGTGTGAAATTATGATAAATTggtttctaaaagaaatttttttttaattctgtgCAAAAAAAATACTGTAAAGTAATCTGGTTAAATTTGTAAGATTATTTTGTCATTAAGTTTTAATGTTCaaatattagtttattaataagttatattttatgaGAATCAATTTGACATTAAGATGTAAAGTTTaagatttattaaattattcatagGATTAATTGTCGCATttcttgcatattcaataacaagatttaaatttttcatcttttagaactcaatttgacatttaatcacgtttatatgataaatttatataaaaagagagaaaataattggaaaaaaaatgaaagaataagGTTATACAttcataatgtaaaataattttgcattattgttatttaatcacATTTATATGGTAAGTTTGTTGGctttgacttttataataaccaTCTAATTAAAAAGCCATATCATGTTATTTGATTTGTGATTAGATGATAATGTAGTAATAGAAATGTCAATgcataaaaaagagaaagataataAATGTAGTGAGTGAAATTATAATGCGTCAATTTgttcaaacttaaaaaataagtgaGTATAAAAAAGTGATTTCTTACAAAATTCATaagaatattttcttaaaaatactagaaaataatttatttaaaaaattattatcattgtaGGTTGTTTTACATAAAACAATACAAACTAATAAATGGATGAAAgataatacaattttaaaaaattaactttattacCATTAAttcctttttagtttttgttctccataacattaatattataatgaatataagtaaacaaaataataattaatgttacattgaaaattaaaataacatattttttgacatttttttctttttacactaATTATTATGATGAGACTAAAGAGGTATAAATTTTAGAGAGTTTTATTTCATtagtttcttttcttattttataattaataatgtaataaatgagtcaatagaaaaaaaaaggtgtaatAAACAAGTCAAtagtagagagaaagagagagaaatgcttttgtttcctttttgtttatcttttaaGGTTTTTGTATAACCtaatatatgtaataaattttttgaataaaataaaatagtagtggattttttttatcctttttcgtTTCTACCCCATAAAGTGCATAAGtgtaaatcaattaaaaattattctctTCATTTTACTATGATGTTTtagcaataattaaaaaaattattctaaattagttgtaattttacaaaaccaatgaaatattaattttttttttcatggaatACCCTTGGTGAAAGTAATTGTTACtagttaattaattagagaaataaatggcatttttaaaagttacatgatgatttttatgaaatttatgatattaatcGGATTTCTTAATACATGTGTCAAAACATTAAACATCATGTAATATCCAATTTAAAGAGTATctgaaaaataagaatataattaacaaagagtaatgttaaatataaacaaaattttgtaaaaaaatccgACAGTTAAAAAAATGGAGGAagtagaaagaaaattggattaAAATGAAATGGAAGATAAAGTCAATATatgtttattgttttaaaattattaccaAGCTACTctctaataaaaattttaatatatttttttattgtttagagCATCTTTAATAATACgttttcttttattggttagAGTATCTTTAATGGTATTTATATAAGCTATCTAATTTATATTACCTTAATTTTTTAAGCacctcaattaattttattttcaatggatattttcattaacaaattatttaactcgtaaatattatatttctctttcctacatttaatataaaattaagtaactcatgagtaataattttttaaataagtaattctATCCAAATTTCAGTAACTTCAAATTACATGtgacatattaaaataatattttatttgttaaacaACCCATTAAATAAGTCCATTGTAGATgctctaaaaaattattgaaattgataaaattttgtgGGTTTCACATCTTATTCGATGCTTCAACATTGAATGACCATTAAACCCAAGGTAATAAATGTAGTAAGAGAAagatgtttaataaaaaaaaaatatagtaactagtaagaaaaatgatatcggatcaatttattttaacttaaaaaaagaagtgagtataaaaaagtaatttcttAAGAAGTTGATAAGaattgtttcttaaaaatattagaaaataatttacataaaaaatagtttatattttagataaacacataaaagaacagaaaaaaaaatacttattttattaaa
Proteins encoded in this window:
- the LOC114383013 gene encoding uncharacterized protein LOC114383013, which translates into the protein MHSAEAVRLLGIAEKLLQNRDLMGSREFAILAQETEPLLEASDQIMAIVDVLLAADKRVNSHPDWYAVLQLDRRSDDLDLIKKQYRRLALLLHPDKSRFHLAGHAFKLVADAWTLLSDPIKKSVYDKDLTFFSRVDLSVPEWVQQQEKLPVRRPGPGPSAGRNSAAAREDILADENSRRRRRRRKRSSTFWTACPYCYRLYEYPRVYEGYCLRCQNCDRSFHGVTVPSLPPLVPGQEAYYCCWGFFPVGFVVGGFGSPPEKEAAPVAAKPVQAPPPPPQQASSLPNWMPVPAENGAGSVTPVATARVTSSGAAMTNGVGSGTGPKKRGRPRKYPLPS